Proteins encoded by one window of Synechococcus sp. WH 7805:
- the cysS gene encoding cysteine--tRNA ligase, which produces MPVSLRFTNTLTRRTEPFQPLKEGQVSIYCCGVTVYDLCHLGHARSYINWDVLRRYLIWSGYAVTFVQNFTDIDDKILKRAAEEGSSMEVVSERNIDAFHADMDALGILRPDRMPRATRCLEGIRALISELEAKGAAYSAEGDVYFAVMKHAGYGKLSGRDLADQQTNADGRVADAEEARKQHPFDFALWKGAKAGEPSFPSPWGDGRPGWHIECSAMVREELGDTIDIHLGGADLVFPHHENEIAQSEAATGQELARVWLHNGMVNVGGEKMSKSLGNFTTIRALLESGLSAMTLRLFVLQAHYRKPLDFTSDALEAATTGWKGLNAALSLGDLHAEALGWGAAAPMNGGAVLASAPSANEMLLGARQRFSDAMDDDLNSSGALAVLFDLARPLRALANRLDRGDAPTHSDDEGRGLQQRWLLLRELAGVLGLRLEHPSGNDTETDLDSQAIEAAIEARRMAKQSKDFAEADRIRAELTAQGIELIDKPGGITEWRRG; this is translated from the coding sequence ATGCCTGTGTCCCTGCGGTTCACCAACACACTCACCCGCCGCACGGAACCGTTTCAGCCCCTGAAAGAAGGGCAGGTGAGCATTTATTGCTGTGGTGTCACGGTCTACGACCTCTGCCATCTGGGCCATGCCCGCAGCTACATCAATTGGGATGTGCTGCGCCGTTATCTGATTTGGAGTGGCTACGCCGTCACCTTCGTGCAGAACTTCACCGACATCGACGACAAGATCCTCAAGCGTGCTGCGGAGGAGGGTTCGTCGATGGAGGTGGTGAGTGAGCGCAACATCGACGCGTTTCATGCCGACATGGATGCCCTGGGCATCCTGCGTCCCGATCGCATGCCCCGAGCCACCCGCTGCCTTGAAGGGATTCGGGCCCTGATTTCTGAGCTGGAGGCGAAGGGTGCTGCCTATTCCGCCGAAGGAGATGTGTACTTCGCGGTGATGAAACATGCCGGCTACGGCAAGCTCAGCGGCCGCGACCTGGCTGACCAACAGACCAATGCGGACGGACGGGTGGCTGATGCCGAGGAAGCGCGCAAGCAACACCCCTTCGACTTCGCCCTCTGGAAAGGGGCCAAAGCCGGTGAACCCAGCTTCCCCTCACCCTGGGGTGACGGCCGGCCCGGTTGGCATATCGAGTGCTCCGCCATGGTGCGCGAGGAGCTCGGCGACACCATTGACATCCACCTTGGGGGTGCCGATCTCGTGTTCCCACACCACGAGAATGAAATCGCTCAATCCGAAGCAGCAACCGGCCAGGAGCTGGCGCGCGTGTGGCTGCACAACGGCATGGTGAATGTGGGCGGAGAAAAGATGAGCAAATCACTTGGCAACTTCACCACCATCCGCGCCCTGCTGGAGAGTGGCCTCTCCGCCATGACGCTGCGGCTCTTTGTGCTCCAGGCCCACTACCGCAAGCCGCTCGATTTCACCAGCGATGCGCTGGAGGCCGCAACGACCGGTTGGAAAGGGCTGAACGCAGCGCTCAGCCTTGGTGATCTCCATGCGGAAGCACTCGGATGGGGTGCCGCAGCCCCCATGAACGGAGGAGCGGTTCTCGCTTCTGCGCCCTCAGCCAACGAGATGCTGCTCGGCGCACGACAGCGCTTCAGCGATGCCATGGACGATGACCTCAACAGCTCCGGGGCGCTGGCGGTGCTGTTCGACCTGGCCCGTCCGTTGAGGGCACTGGCCAATCGCCTCGACCGGGGCGATGCACCAACCCACAGCGATGACGAAGGCCGGGGGCTTCAGCAGCGCTGGTTGCTGCTCAGGGAGCTCGCTGGGGTTCTGGGGCTACGGCTGGAGCACCCCTCAGGCAACGACACGGAGACGGACCTCGACAGCCAAGCCATCGAAGCAGCGATTGAGGCTCGCCGGATGGCCAAACAATCGAAGGACTTCGCAGAAGCGGATCGGATCAGGGCGGAGCTCACCGCCCAGGGCATCGAACTGATCGACAAACCGGGCGGAATCACCGAGTGGCGACGGGGCTGA
- a CDS encoding ferredoxin, with amino-acid sequence METWNELKRLVRDLGLESQQRPEGIVLRSKVDCLRVCERGPILVVWPGGIWYADVTADKIEAIIRSHIINNQPIEEWIYKTTPFQSYPLPSG; translated from the coding sequence CTGGAAACCTGGAATGAACTGAAACGCCTCGTGCGGGATCTTGGGCTCGAGAGTCAACAGCGCCCAGAAGGAATCGTTTTACGAAGCAAAGTTGACTGTCTGAGGGTGTGCGAACGTGGGCCAATCCTGGTGGTTTGGCCTGGGGGCATTTGGTACGCAGACGTCACAGCAGACAAGATAGAGGCGATTATTCGCAGCCATATCATCAACAACCAACCCATTGAAGAGTGGATTTACAAGACAACTCCATTTCAAAGCTATCCACTCCCATCAGGCTAG
- a CDS encoding fatty acid desaturase, whose protein sequence is MSAGLSLAALGIGTQIPLTLLATPLWVLYGIGCGTIAMGCWVLAHECGHNAFHPNRRIEGVVGFLLHSALLVPYYSWARSHSVHHAHCNHLEQGETHVPPRASSALGQVTEQLKRKLNPTLFGIISLLNHLVIGWPLYLLLGATGGEDYGFPTSHFWNGHPFSNGKRSLFPKRFCTLMVRSNIGCLAMITFLIIAAIQSSPLRVMCVYGLPYLVINIWLITYTWLQHTDQNIPHFSNTTWCWVKGALQTIDRPYGPILNLLHHGIGSTHVCHHVNSAIPHYNAWRGTALLRQRFPELVLYDATPIPEALWRIATKCGGAVYQNSHDQAYYF, encoded by the coding sequence ATGTCGGCAGGCCTGTCTCTCGCTGCTTTAGGGATTGGGACCCAAATCCCCCTCACCCTCCTGGCCACTCCGCTGTGGGTGCTGTACGGCATCGGTTGCGGCACCATTGCCATGGGCTGTTGGGTGTTAGCCCACGAATGTGGCCACAACGCGTTTCACCCAAACCGACGCATTGAGGGCGTCGTTGGATTCCTGCTTCACAGCGCACTGCTGGTGCCTTACTACAGCTGGGCGCGCAGCCACAGCGTTCACCACGCCCACTGCAATCACCTTGAGCAAGGGGAAACCCACGTCCCTCCGCGGGCCTCATCGGCTCTAGGTCAAGTCACAGAACAACTCAAAAGGAAACTGAACCCAACGTTGTTTGGGATCATCTCTCTCCTCAATCATTTGGTGATCGGCTGGCCGCTCTATTTGCTTCTAGGAGCCACTGGCGGGGAAGACTACGGCTTTCCCACGTCCCATTTCTGGAACGGCCATCCATTCTCAAATGGCAAGCGAAGCCTATTTCCTAAAAGATTTTGCACGTTGATGGTGCGGTCCAACATCGGCTGCCTGGCGATGATCACCTTTCTCATCATCGCTGCAATTCAATCGTCTCCCCTACGTGTGATGTGCGTGTATGGATTGCCATACCTGGTGATCAACATTTGGCTCATCACTTACACCTGGCTGCAGCACACTGACCAGAATATTCCCCATTTCTCCAATACAACGTGGTGTTGGGTGAAGGGAGCGCTGCAAACGATTGATCGCCCCTATGGCCCCATACTCAATCTGTTGCACCATGGCATCGGGTCTACCCATGTTTGCCACCATGTGAACTCTGCAATTCCTCACTACAACGCCTGGAGGGGAACCGCTCTACTCAGACAACGATTCCCTGAGTTGGTGCTCTACGACGCCACACCAATTCCCGAAGCACTTTGGAGAATCGCAACGAAATGTGGCGGAGCTGTGTATCAAAATTCTCACGATCAAGCCTATTACTTCTAG
- a CDS encoding efflux RND transporter periplasmic adaptor subunit, producing the protein MGSQKSETSEGATQEALRSLTRLSGIKRRRWRLIAATAAVLVLSGGALLWIKGSGSGRENKLANYTATAERGTLPGVITASGELEAIRRVNVSPKRQGLLDALFVDEGDAVTKGQVLARMEIGDFTDRKDELSALERQARADYEAKRADYLRYRKLKDSGAISASDLDGFRAAFLSSKEALAAARERIQQRDVEGSELLIRAPFSGVITERFAEPGAFVTPTTTASANAGATSASIVELSEGLEVVAKVPENDIGRILVGQNASVRVDAFPDQRFPARVRDIAPRAEKTDNVISFEVELTLIDPPPTLRIGMTVDVDFQTGRTAESTLVPTVAIVTENGQPGVLLVGKDSQPRFQVVELGSSSGSQSAILSGVKPGSKVFIDLPPWAKKRD; encoded by the coding sequence ATGGGGAGCCAAAAAAGCGAGACCTCCGAAGGGGCCACGCAAGAAGCCCTCAGGTCGCTCACCCGACTGAGCGGGATCAAACGCAGACGATGGAGATTGATCGCAGCCACTGCAGCCGTTCTTGTACTGAGCGGCGGTGCTCTGCTTTGGATCAAGGGGTCTGGATCCGGAAGGGAGAACAAACTTGCGAATTACACCGCCACGGCTGAACGGGGAACCCTTCCAGGTGTGATTACTGCCAGTGGTGAACTCGAAGCGATTCGACGCGTGAACGTGAGCCCAAAGCGTCAGGGCCTGCTGGATGCACTTTTTGTCGATGAAGGCGATGCCGTCACCAAAGGACAGGTGCTGGCCCGCATGGAGATCGGAGACTTCACTGATCGCAAGGACGAGCTCTCGGCCCTCGAGCGCCAGGCACGGGCGGACTACGAGGCAAAACGGGCCGATTACCTCCGCTACAGAAAACTCAAGGACAGTGGAGCGATCAGTGCATCTGATCTTGACGGTTTCCGCGCAGCGTTCCTGAGCAGCAAGGAAGCTTTGGCCGCAGCCAGGGAGCGCATTCAGCAGCGTGACGTGGAAGGAAGTGAACTTCTCATCCGAGCCCCCTTCAGCGGGGTGATCACCGAGCGATTCGCCGAACCGGGTGCCTTCGTGACTCCCACCACCACCGCCTCAGCGAATGCCGGAGCCACCAGTGCATCCATCGTTGAGCTCTCCGAAGGTCTTGAAGTGGTGGCGAAGGTGCCTGAAAACGACATCGGTCGGATTCTGGTCGGCCAAAACGCGAGCGTCCGTGTGGATGCCTTCCCCGATCAGCGCTTCCCTGCACGGGTCAGGGATATCGCTCCGCGGGCAGAGAAAACCGACAACGTGATCTCCTTTGAAGTGGAGTTGACCCTGATCGATCCTCCGCCGACCCTGCGCATCGGCATGACGGTGGACGTGGATTTCCAGACCGGTCGGACCGCTGAGAGCACCCTGGTGCCCACCGTGGCGATCGTGACGGAGAACGGCCAGCCCGGTGTTCTCCTCGTTGGCAAAGACAGCCAGCCCCGCTTCCAGGTGGTGGAACTGGGCTCCAGCAGCGGCAGCCAGAGTGCGATTCTCTCGGGGGTGAAACCCGGCTCAAAGGTATTCATCGACCTTCCGCCTTGGGCGAAGAAGCGCGACTGA
- a CDS encoding sodium-dependent transporter, which translates to MAAVRKEQWQSGVGFVLAAAGSAVGLGNLWGFAYRASQGGGGSFVLLYLLVVGLICLPVLVAEMVLGRSTGHSPLLAPIKAAGQAWWPMGWMFIAASCGILAFYAVLMGWTGQTLFHALFVGLPENKQAADAFFDALSGGNSALAGQGISLLLTALVVAAGVQGGIERLSRWALPLLLVLLIGLVIWASTLPGAGEGYRTFLFRWDGAQLMNLTTIRNAFSQAFFSIGTGIGSIMAYSVYLNQRARLPQQAAAVVGLDTSVGLLAGMLTFPVVISFNLSDVVSDSTIGAIFIALPTGLASIGMTGQVVAVLFFALAYLAAITSSVSLLEVPVSSLMDRVGWSRSRATWISTAVIFVLGIPASMSLEVLGVMDAVFGNVLLMTGGLLIAVLMGWVVPTLFLNDLKDSDASSPQIRRVLIFCLQWISPVVIAAGLLISVVDLLRTWFAAS; encoded by the coding sequence ATGGCGGCGGTGAGAAAGGAGCAGTGGCAGTCCGGCGTCGGGTTTGTTCTGGCTGCTGCTGGCAGTGCCGTTGGCTTGGGCAATCTCTGGGGGTTTGCGTACCGAGCGTCCCAGGGTGGCGGTGGCAGTTTTGTTCTTCTTTACCTCCTGGTCGTTGGCTTGATCTGCCTGCCCGTTCTCGTGGCGGAGATGGTGCTGGGTCGCAGCACCGGCCACAGTCCACTGCTCGCTCCGATCAAGGCTGCCGGTCAGGCTTGGTGGCCGATGGGCTGGATGTTCATCGCGGCATCCTGCGGAATCCTGGCCTTCTACGCCGTGTTGATGGGCTGGACGGGACAGACTCTCTTTCATGCCCTGTTCGTCGGGTTACCTGAGAACAAGCAGGCCGCTGATGCGTTCTTTGATGCTCTCAGCGGGGGCAACAGTGCGCTGGCCGGTCAGGGAATCAGCCTTCTGCTCACTGCCCTTGTTGTGGCTGCCGGTGTTCAGGGGGGTATCGAACGGCTCTCGCGTTGGGCTCTCCCTCTGCTTCTTGTTCTGCTGATTGGCCTGGTGATCTGGGCCAGCACGCTTCCGGGTGCTGGCGAGGGCTATCGCACGTTCCTGTTCCGCTGGGATGGGGCGCAACTCATGAACCTCACCACCATTCGCAATGCCTTCAGCCAGGCCTTCTTCTCAATCGGAACAGGCATTGGCTCGATCATGGCTTACTCCGTCTATCTGAACCAAAGGGCTCGTCTTCCTCAGCAAGCTGCCGCTGTGGTCGGTCTTGACACGAGCGTGGGGCTTTTGGCCGGCATGCTCACGTTCCCGGTGGTGATCAGTTTCAACCTGTCCGATGTGGTGAGCGACTCAACAATCGGAGCCATTTTCATCGCCTTACCCACAGGACTGGCCTCGATCGGCATGACCGGTCAGGTGGTGGCCGTTCTGTTTTTTGCACTGGCTTACTTGGCGGCGATCACCTCATCGGTGTCCTTGCTGGAGGTGCCGGTGTCGTCATTGATGGATCGCGTTGGTTGGAGCCGCAGCAGGGCCACCTGGATCAGTACCGCTGTGATTTTTGTGCTCGGGATCCCAGCCAGCATGAGTCTGGAGGTGCTGGGGGTCATGGATGCTGTTTTCGGCAATGTGTTGCTGATGACCGGTGGTCTGTTGATTGCCGTACTGATGGGCTGGGTGGTGCCGACTCTGTTTCTGAACGACCTCAAGGACAGTGACGCTTCATCTCCTCAGATCAGACGCGTGCTGATCTTCTGTCTTCAGTGGATCTCCCCAGTGGTGATCGCTGCTGGCTTGCTGATCAGCGTGGTGGATCTTCTTCGCACGTGGTTTGCAGCCTCTTGA
- the polA gene encoding DNA polymerase I, with translation MPETPEKPLLLLVDGHSLAFRSFYAFSKGGEGGLATKDGRPTSVTYGFLKALLDNSKGLKPEGVAIAFDTAEPTFRHQADANYKAHRDVAPEVFFQDLDQLQTILRERLKLPLCLAPGYEADDVLGTLANRAATSGWRVRILSGDRDLFQLVDDQRDIAVLYMGGGPYAKSSGPTLIDEAGVVAKLGVMPDKVVDLKALTGDSSDNIPGVKGVGPKTAINLLKENNDLDGVYRVLEEVEAEGPKASRGAVKGALKGKLGADRDKAYLSRHLAEILVDIPLPEEPVLELGAVDGEGLEEQLQELELNSLVRQIPSFVATFSSGGLTANAHLLEDASTKRSTSNSAVASTDPAPAADIAESTLPQLTPLVICSQDQLQGLMQQLMGCTNPTEPVAVDTETTDLNPFKAQLVGIGVCWGPWLSDLAYIPVGHQAPEGSQLPLEVVLEQLAPWLSSPKHPKALQNAKYDRLILLRHGLLLGGVVMDTLLADYLRDAAAKHSLDVMAERDYGITPTVFSDLVGKPKDGKASCFAEVPIDQAALYCAMDVHLTRKLALDLREQLQTSGQQLTNLLDRVELPLEPVLALMEATGIRIDLTYLDTLSKEMGETLTRLEANAKQAAGVDFNLASPKQLGELLFETLGLDRKKSRRTKTGYSTDATVLDKLADDHPVVPLVLEHRVLSKLKSTYVDALPQLVEAETGRVHTDFNQAVTATGRLSSSNPNLQNIPIRTEYSRRIRKAFLPQEHWTLLSADYSQIELRILTHLSGEEVLQQAYRDGDDVHALTARLLLDKDEITADERRLGKTINFGVIYGMGAQRFARETGVSQAEAKEFLSKYRERYPKVFAFLELQERLALSRGYVETILGRRRPFHFDRNGLGRLLGKDPFEIDLDVARRGGMEAQQLRAAANAPIQGSSADIIKLAMIQLQAALQQQSLPARLLLQVHDELVLEVEPSALEDVKALVVSTMETAVELSVPLVAETGSGSNWMEAK, from the coding sequence ATGCCTGAAACCCCCGAGAAACCCCTGCTGTTGCTTGTGGATGGCCACTCTCTGGCCTTTCGCAGCTTTTATGCCTTCAGCAAAGGAGGTGAGGGCGGATTAGCCACAAAAGACGGCCGGCCGACCAGCGTGACCTATGGCTTTCTCAAAGCCCTGCTCGACAACAGCAAAGGCCTGAAACCGGAAGGAGTGGCGATCGCCTTCGACACCGCTGAGCCCACCTTCCGCCATCAAGCCGATGCCAACTACAAGGCCCATCGGGATGTGGCCCCTGAGGTGTTCTTTCAAGACCTGGATCAACTGCAAACGATCCTGCGCGAACGCCTGAAGCTCCCCCTCTGCCTGGCTCCTGGATACGAAGCCGATGACGTGCTGGGAACCCTGGCCAACCGTGCTGCCACCTCGGGCTGGCGCGTCCGCATCCTCAGCGGGGATCGGGATCTGTTCCAGCTGGTGGATGACCAGCGGGACATCGCCGTGCTCTACATGGGGGGCGGACCCTACGCCAAGAGCAGCGGACCGACCCTGATCGATGAAGCCGGCGTTGTGGCCAAACTCGGGGTGATGCCTGACAAGGTGGTGGACCTCAAGGCTCTCACCGGCGACAGCTCCGACAACATCCCTGGCGTGAAGGGGGTCGGCCCCAAGACGGCCATCAATCTTCTCAAGGAAAACAACGACCTCGACGGTGTCTATCGCGTGCTGGAGGAGGTTGAAGCCGAAGGTCCCAAAGCCAGTCGCGGTGCCGTGAAGGGTGCGCTCAAGGGAAAGCTCGGCGCCGATCGCGACAAGGCCTACCTCTCCCGCCATCTCGCTGAAATCCTCGTCGACATCCCCCTACCGGAGGAGCCTGTCCTGGAGCTTGGAGCGGTGGATGGTGAGGGACTGGAGGAGCAGCTTCAGGAGCTCGAACTCAACAGTTTGGTCCGCCAGATCCCAAGCTTCGTGGCCACCTTTTCGAGCGGCGGACTAACGGCGAACGCCCATCTTCTTGAAGATGCAAGCACCAAAAGATCAACGTCCAATTCCGCCGTTGCAAGCACAGATCCAGCGCCTGCGGCGGACATCGCCGAATCCACCCTTCCCCAACTCACGCCGCTGGTGATCTGCTCGCAGGATCAACTGCAGGGCTTGATGCAGCAACTGATGGGGTGCACCAACCCAACTGAACCGGTGGCCGTGGACACCGAAACCACGGATTTGAACCCCTTCAAGGCCCAGCTGGTGGGCATCGGTGTGTGCTGGGGACCCTGGCTCAGTGACCTGGCTTACATCCCTGTGGGGCATCAGGCCCCTGAAGGATCCCAACTGCCACTTGAGGTCGTGTTGGAGCAGCTCGCCCCCTGGTTGAGCAGCCCCAAACACCCCAAAGCGCTGCAGAACGCTAAATACGACCGCCTGATCCTGCTGCGTCACGGTTTGCTCCTGGGCGGCGTGGTGATGGACACCCTGCTGGCGGATTACCTCCGCGATGCAGCGGCCAAGCACAGCCTCGACGTGATGGCCGAGCGGGACTACGGCATCACTCCCACCGTGTTCAGTGACCTGGTGGGCAAGCCCAAGGACGGCAAGGCCAGCTGCTTTGCCGAAGTTCCCATCGATCAGGCAGCGCTCTACTGCGCGATGGATGTGCACCTCACCCGCAAGCTTGCGCTTGATCTGCGCGAGCAGCTCCAGACCAGTGGCCAGCAGCTGACCAACCTGCTCGACCGGGTGGAACTACCGCTGGAGCCAGTGCTGGCCCTAATGGAAGCCACCGGCATCCGCATTGATCTCACCTATCTGGACACCCTCTCTAAAGAGATGGGCGAGACCCTGACGCGACTCGAGGCCAATGCCAAGCAGGCGGCCGGCGTGGACTTCAACCTGGCGTCTCCCAAGCAACTGGGAGAGCTGCTCTTCGAGACGCTGGGCCTGGACCGCAAGAAATCTCGCCGCACCAAAACGGGCTACAGCACCGATGCCACCGTGCTGGACAAGCTCGCGGATGACCACCCCGTGGTGCCGCTGGTGTTGGAGCATCGGGTGCTGAGCAAACTCAAAAGCACCTACGTGGATGCGCTGCCCCAGTTGGTGGAGGCCGAAACCGGGCGCGTGCATACGGATTTCAACCAGGCTGTAACGGCCACAGGCCGTCTCAGCAGCAGCAATCCCAACCTCCAGAACATTCCAATTCGCACCGAGTACAGCCGTCGTATCCGCAAAGCCTTTCTGCCCCAGGAGCACTGGACCCTTCTCAGCGCCGATTATTCACAGATTGAGCTGCGCATCCTCACGCACCTCTCCGGGGAGGAGGTGCTGCAGCAGGCTTACCGCGATGGCGATGACGTGCATGCCCTCACCGCCCGGCTGCTTCTCGACAAAGACGAGATAACGGCCGACGAGCGCCGGCTGGGCAAAACGATCAATTTCGGTGTGATCTACGGCATGGGCGCCCAGCGCTTCGCCCGCGAAACCGGGGTGAGCCAAGCGGAAGCCAAAGAGTTCCTCAGCAAATACCGGGAGCGGTATCCCAAGGTGTTCGCGTTCCTGGAACTGCAGGAACGCTTGGCCTTGAGCCGTGGCTATGTGGAAACGATCCTGGGCCGGCGCCGGCCCTTCCACTTCGACCGCAACGGCCTCGGTCGTCTTCTCGGCAAGGATCCCTTCGAGATCGATCTCGATGTGGCTCGCCGCGGTGGCATGGAAGCCCAGCAGCTACGCGCCGCTGCGAACGCACCGATTCAAGGCTCGAGTGCCGACATCATCAAGCTGGCGATGATTCAGCTGCAGGCTGCTCTGCAGCAGCAGTCCCTTCCCGCTCGCCTGCTGCTGCAGGTGCACGATGAACTGGTGCTGGAGGTGGAGCCTTCTGCTCTGGAAGACGTGAAAGCTCTGGTGGTCTCCACCATGGAGACGGCTGTGGAGCTGAGCGTGCCCCTCGTAGCCGAAACCGGCAGCGGCAGCAATTGGATGGAAGCGAAATAA
- a CDS encoding DUF2721 domain-containing protein produces the protein MQPESLSKAIQLSVAPVFLLTGIGALMNVLSGRLARIVDYARQLRSTADAGKAVNDVERRLIRQRMQLVIRSIELMTAATLLIAAMVSAMFLSVISRVNLTLVVAPLFITSMSLIMIAAICFLREVRLASNQLKRMI, from the coding sequence ATGCAGCCGGAAAGTCTCTCCAAAGCAATCCAGCTTTCTGTGGCTCCGGTGTTCTTGCTGACAGGCATCGGCGCCTTGATGAATGTCCTGTCGGGGCGCTTGGCCAGGATCGTTGACTACGCCAGACAATTACGCAGCACCGCCGATGCCGGTAAAGCCGTGAATGACGTGGAGCGTCGTCTGATTAGGCAGCGGATGCAGCTCGTCATTCGCTCAATCGAACTGATGACAGCGGCCACCCTCCTGATCGCCGCCATGGTGTCGGCGATGTTTCTCAGTGTGATTTCCAGAGTCAACCTCACCCTCGTGGTGGCGCCGCTTTTCATCACCTCGATGAGTCTGATAATGATTGCTGCGATCTGCTTTCTCCGAGAAGTGCGGCTGGCGTCAAATCAGCTCAAGCGAATGATCTGA
- a CDS encoding 1-deoxy-D-xylulose-5-phosphate reductoisomerase, which translates to MKAISVLGSTGSIGTQTLDIVEGFPEQFRVVALSAGRNLSLLVEQIQRHSPELVALADESLLPELEQRLQALPAEHQPKRKPQLVGGPSGLNVAASWDTADLVVTGIVGCAGLLPTLAAIRAGKDLALANKETLIAAGPVVLPELKKSGSRLLPADSEHSAIFQCLQGTPWAENARLSTGIPTPGLRRIQLTASGGAFRDWAAADLENATVADATSHPNWSMGRKITVDSASLMNKGLEVIEAHYLFGLDYDHIEIVIHPQSIIHSMIELADSSVLAQLGWPDMKLPILYCMSWPSRLETPWRRLDLTEVGQLTFKKPDPAKYPCMELAYAAGRAGGTMPAVLNAANEEAVAQFLEERIHFLDIPDLIEASCERHKPDRIDHPQLDDVLAVDQWARLAVREQVARGTQRMSMAAVAA; encoded by the coding sequence GTGAAAGCCATCAGCGTGCTGGGCTCCACCGGCTCAATCGGCACACAGACTCTCGACATTGTTGAAGGCTTTCCGGAACAGTTCCGGGTTGTTGCCCTCTCGGCGGGCCGAAATCTCTCGCTGCTCGTGGAGCAGATCCAACGCCACAGCCCCGAGCTGGTCGCCTTGGCTGATGAATCGTTGCTCCCAGAATTGGAGCAGCGCCTCCAGGCTCTGCCGGCTGAACACCAGCCGAAACGCAAGCCCCAGCTCGTAGGTGGTCCCAGCGGATTGAACGTGGCCGCCTCCTGGGACACAGCCGATCTCGTGGTAACAGGGATCGTGGGCTGCGCCGGCCTGCTGCCCACCCTGGCGGCCATCCGCGCCGGTAAGGATCTGGCCCTGGCCAACAAGGAAACCTTGATCGCAGCAGGCCCGGTGGTGCTGCCCGAGCTCAAGAAAAGTGGGAGCAGGCTGCTGCCTGCAGATTCCGAACACTCGGCCATCTTCCAGTGCCTGCAGGGAACGCCCTGGGCTGAAAACGCCCGCCTCTCCACCGGTATACCAACTCCGGGTCTGCGGCGCATTCAACTCACCGCCTCCGGCGGCGCCTTCCGTGACTGGGCCGCAGCTGACCTCGAAAATGCCACCGTGGCCGATGCCACCTCCCATCCCAACTGGAGCATGGGCCGCAAGATCACCGTGGATTCCGCCTCCCTGATGAACAAGGGGCTGGAGGTGATCGAAGCCCACTACCTCTTCGGGCTGGATTACGACCACATCGAAATCGTGATTCACCCCCAGAGCATCATCCACTCCATGATCGAGCTGGCGGATTCTTCGGTGCTGGCCCAACTGGGCTGGCCCGACATGAAACTGCCGATTCTGTATTGCATGAGCTGGCCATCACGGCTGGAAACGCCTTGGCGACGCCTTGACCTCACCGAAGTGGGACAGCTCACCTTCAAAAAACCCGATCCCGCCAAATACCCCTGCATGGAACTGGCCTATGCGGCAGGGCGTGCTGGTGGAACCATGCCGGCGGTTCTGAATGCAGCCAATGAGGAGGCCGTCGCCCAGTTCCTCGAGGAACGCATCCATTTCCTCGACATTCCCGATCTGATCGAAGCGTCCTGCGAACGGCACAAGCCCGATCGCATCGACCACCCCCAGCTGGATGACGTGCTGGCCGTGGACCAGTGGGCTCGCCTTGCCGTGCGTGAGCAGGTGGCCCGGGGAACTCAGCGGATGTCGATGGCGGCGGTGGCTGCTTGA